The DNA segment CCGGGCTTCCACCCACTTGACCCTGATCTCCGCCCCCTAGGGGATGGTGGGGAAAACCCCCGCCGGACCCCTCCGGGCGGAGACGGTCAGGAGGGGGCGAGCAGCATCGCGACGATGCCGATGACGACGAAGATGGCGAAGAAGGAGCCGAAGACGATCAGCATCTTCTTCTGGCCGTTCTGGGGGTTCGGGTCGAGCACAGGCTGCATGCGGCCAGTGTCCCACCCCCGCCGGGGCCAGGGGCCGCCGCCCCCGGCCTCAGTGGGCCTCGTCCTCCACGATCCGGTCGCGCCCGGCGAGGAACCCGACCGCCATCTGCGGCAGCATCAGCGCGGCCATGAGCGCGATCGGCACGCCCCAGCCCCCGCTGCGCTGGTACAGCACGCCGACCAGCAGCGGCCCGGGGATGGAGAGCAGGTACCCGGTGCTCTGCGCGAACGCGGACAGCTGGGCCACGCCCGGACCGGTGCGGGCCCGCATGCCGACCATGGTGAGCGCGAGCGGGAAGGCGCAGTTGGCGATGCCCAGCAGCACCGCCCAGGCCCAGGCCCCGGTGGCGGGAGCGAGGTACAGCCCGGCGTACCCGGCGAGGCCGCAGGCGCCCAGGACCAGCACGATGGGCCCCTGGTGCGGCAGCCGGCTCGCCACGCGCGGGATGACGAAGGCCAGCGGGACGCCCATCACCATGGTGACCGCGAGCAGCACGCCCGCCGTACCGGCCGGGACGCCGGCGTCGCGGAAGATCTGCGGCATCCAGCCCATGGTGATGTACGCGGCGGTGGCCTGGAGGCCGAAGAAGACGGCGAGCGCCCAGGCGGTGCGGCTGCGGGCGATGCGCAGCCGGGGGCCCGCCTCCGCGCCCGGCACCGGGACGGGCGCGGGCACCCGCTCGCGGACCAGCGGCAGCCAGGGCAGTACGGCGATGCCCGCGAGGACGGCCCAGACGGCGAGCCCGGACTGCCAGTGGCCGCCGAGGGCGCCGGTGACCGGCACGGCGACGGCGGCGGCGACGGCGGTGCCGAGGGCCAGCGCCATCGAGTACAGGCCGGTCATGCTGCCGACGCGGTCCGGGAACCAGCGCTTGACGATGACCGGCATCAGCACGTTGCTCAGCGCGATGCCCATGAGGGCGAGCGCGCTGGCCGCCAGGAATCCGGCGGTGGAGCCGATGTAGGGGCGGATCAGCAGGCCGGCGGTGATGGCGGTCATGCCCGCGCAGACCACCGCGCCGGGGCCGAAGCGGCGGGCGAGACGGGGCGCGGTGGCGCCGAAGACGGCGAAACAGAGCGGGGGCACGGAGGTGAGCAGTCCGGCGACGCCGCCGCTCATGCCGAGGCCGTCGCGGACCTCCTCCAGGAGGGCGCCCAGGCTGGTGATGGCCGGGCGGAGGTTGAGCGCGGCCAGCACGATGCCGACGATCACCAGGCGCACGGCCCAGGCGGGCGGGGCGGTGGGTGTCGTCAGGGGGGTGCTTGTTTCGGGGACGGCGGGCTTCCGCACGGTCCGGGTCTCCTCAGCCATGAGACCCATCATAGAATCATGGGATGATTGGTTGTCCATTCCGTTGGTGCGGGCCGGAACTCACGTGCCAAGGTGAGCCATGCCTCTGAGCCACCCGCGCCGGTCGGCGCTGTCCGAACAGGTCATCGCGGAGCTGCGCGCCCAGATCACGTCCGGCGAGTGGCCGGTCGGCTCCCGCATCCCCACCGAGCCGGAGCTGGTCGAGCAGCTGGGCGTGGCCCGCAACACCGTCCGCGAGGCGGTACGTGCACTCGCGCACAACGGCCTCCTCGACATCCGCCAGGGCTCCGGCACCTATGTGGTCGCCACCAGCGAGCTGGCCGGGGTGATGCACCGCAGGTTCGCGGACGCCGATCCCCGGCACATCGCGGAGCTGCGGTCCACCCTGGAGTCGTCGGCGGCGCGGCTGGCGGCGGAGCGGCGTACCGAGAAGGACCTCAAGCAGCTGGACGCGCTGCTGACCCGGCGCGAGGAGGCGTGGGAGGCCGGGGAGGCGGAGGCGTTCGTGACGGCCGACGCCACCTTCCACCTGGCCGTGGTGTCCGCCTCGCACAACGACGTGATGACGGCGATGTACGCGGACCTCGGCGAGGTGCTGCGGGAGTGGCTGCGCGCGGACGTGGGCGCCGAGCTGGAGCCGCGTGCGTACATGGACCACACCCGGCTGGTGGACGCGATCCGCACCGGGGACGCGCGGGCGGCGGCCACGGAGGCGGCGGGCTACCCCTTCCAGTGCCGTCCGGAGCGGTTCAGCCCGCCTTCTGGTGACTGATCCACACCACCCGGATCTCCTTCCAGCACCGCCCGGTCAGCTTCACCGTCAGGGCGGGCCCCGCCGCCACCGGGGCGCTGTCGGTGTCGATGTCCCACCACCGGGCGCACTCGACATGCAGCCGCACCCGGTCGACGTGCACATACGGGTTGTGGCAGTACGCCACCACCTCGGACCCGTCCACCTTGATACGGCAGGACGCCCCGAAGAGGTCGGGCGCGTGCGGCTTGCCGTCACCGGCGCGCGCGACACCGCCGGGCAGCGCGAGGACGAGCGCCGCGACCACGGTCACCGGGGTCAGGCTGCGGGAAGGACGCACGTAGAGGAAACCTCCTCGGCCAGGGCTGCGGAGGGGACGCGTACTACGAGCGTGCGCCGCCGGAGCCGGGACGGCCCGGCCGGTGACCCGAACGGTTGACGGGGCGGCTCAGGTGGCCTCGCGGAGCATCGCGGCGTGCGGGGCCGAGCCCACGCCGAGAGCCAGCACGGCGGTGGCGGCGAGGGCGACGGGCAGGTGGTCCGGGGGCATGAGGATGACCGTCCAGGGGTGGGGCTGACCGCTGCCGCCCGTGTTGCCGATGAGCATCATCGTGATCACCCAGGCGACGGGGGTGATGGCCGCCGCCTGATGACCCGCGATCCGGCGCGCGCAGAGCATCAGCCCGACCAGGAACGCCGTATTGCGGCCCGCCGTGTTCGCAGTCGGGGCGTCGAGGAGCACGGCGACCGCGTACGCCACCACGACGGTGGCCAGGACGGCGGCCAGGATGAGCGCCTGGTCGAAGCGGCCCACCGGACGGCTGCCCGACGCCTCGGCGGCGGGGAGCCTGCTGCCAAGGCAGACCGCCAGCCCCATGCAGACCAGGAGCGGAGCGAAGAGCACCAGGGGCCGGGCGGCATCGCTGCCCAGGGAGGGCAGGTCGACCAGGGTGTCGCCGGCCGCCGCGGTCAGCGCGGCGTAGGCCGCGAGCGCTGCGGCGAGGACGGTGATCCATCGCGTTCTCAGCCAGATGCGCATCGGGTCACTCCCCTTCTGCGGCAACGGCCGGCAGGGTCTCCGGGGCGGGCAGGCACCGCTTCAGCAGCGTGACGTTGCGGGTGAACCACGCGAGCTGCTGGGCGGAGGGCAGTTTCGTCTCCTTGTCCACCACGGACATCACCCGGGGGTCGGCGGCCAGTTTCTGGCCGCGCTGGCTCTGGATCTCGTCGGCGCCCATGCCGCCCTTGACCATCAGCCAGGCGGCGAGCGTGCCCGCGTGGCCGGTGCGGACGTCGGAGGTGTCGGGGCACGACGGCATCGTGGGCAGCGCCGACGCGGCGATGCTCGCCCTCAGGTCGACGTCGGTCATGTCGCGGTAGAGGAACAGCTTCCACGTCCGGGGGCCGGTGCGGGCCGCGTCGGAGACGAAGGCGAGTTGCTCCGGCGGCTCCATGCCCGCGTCGACGAGACGCGGTACGACCTCTTTCGCGGCGCCGGACAGCGGCTTCAGGCTGCCCGCGGCCTCTACGGGGACGCAGATCCGGGGTGCGGCGCCCGCGCACACCGGCGGGTCGGCGCGGGGGCGCGGCGGCGGGTCACCGGTCCAGTCGCGCACGGGCATGACGGCCGAGACGGTGAACACGCTCAGGCAGACCACGGACGCGGCGGCCGCGGCGCCGACGCGTACGACGCGGGGGCCGCGCCACCGGGCGATCCCGGCGCTGACCAGCACGGCGGCCAGGATGCCCGTGGCCAGCACCATCGGGACGGCGAGCGCCACCGGGTTCATGGTGACGGTCAGGTCCCCGTAGGGGGCGTCGAGCCATCCGGTCAGTTCGCGCAGCCACATCGGGTCGACGACCGTGACCGGCATGACGAGGCACAGGTAGTCGACGACGAGGATCAGCGGGGTGGCCAGAATGCGGGGCAGCAGCATGCCGAGCCCGTAGCCCATGACGGTGTGGACGATGATGAGGTAGCCGGCCATGGCGAGGACGCCCAGGTGCGGCCAGTCGTGTGCCGCGCCGGTCTCCAGGCGCACGGTCAGCAGGCAGGCCGCGACCGCCGTCACTCCGAGGGCCACCACGGGCCACAGGACGCCGAAGGCGATCGCGTATCTGCCGCGTACGGGTGCCAGCCGCTGGACACCGGCCCGCTTCAGCCGCCCGGCCTCCCAGGCCGCGAAGGCCGCGCAGGCCGGGGCGTAGAAGGGCAGGGTGTGACCGACCAGGGCGGTGTTGCCGGCCCAGTAGGCGGGTTCGTTCGCGGCCTCGTGACTGGTGACGAGCCACACCCACGCGAGGACCAGAGGTGCGACCCAGACCACGCTGGTGGTCCGCAGCGCTGTCGTCACGCGCATGCGGTCTCCTCCTGGACCGTGTGGTAGTACGCGGCTTCCGCGAGGCGGCCGGGCGCGGTGCCGGGTGGTGCCATGGCGTGGAACTCGCGTACCGCGCCGGCGAACCGGACGGTTCCGCCGTTGAGGACGACGACGTGGTCGTAGGTGTCCTCCAGGTCGGCGACGTCGTGGGTGGAGAGCAGTACGTGCTGGTCGAGTCCGGCGAGGATCTCGTGGAAGACGCGTCGCTGGCGCGGGTCCATGCCGGCCGTCGGCTCGTCCAGGAGGAGGACTTCGGCCTCGTGCACCAGGGACTGCGCGACGCCGACCCGACGCTGCTGTCCGCCGGACAGCCGGTGCACCTTGCGGTCGGCGAAGTCCGCGAGTTCGACCCGCTGGAGGGCGCCGAGGGAGGCGTCCCAGGCGTCCCTGCGGTTCATGCCCTTCAGCCAGCCGACGTAGGCCACCTGTTCGCGGGCGGTCAGCCGGGGCACCGACTCGATGCGCTGGGGCAGCCATGCGATACGCCGGCGGTATTCGGCGAGGTCACCGCGCCGGCCGGTCCTCTGCCTGCCGTACGCGACGGTGCCGGACCTCGGCATCAGCACGGAAGCCGCCAGAGACAGGACCGTCGACTTCCCCGCCCCGTTGGGGCCGAGAAACACGGTCCGCCCGGGCGGAAAGACAAAGGTGAAGTCGTGGATGACCGGAGTGCGGCGTCGATAACCGAACGCAGCGGAGTGGAAGCCGATGGGCATGGGGCGTGCTCTCTGACGGTGGAAAAGCCCGCACCGGATCGGTGCGGGCCCTCTGGCTCCTCAAATCACCACATGTGAACGCGAGTCGCGCTGAGCGTCGGCCCACTGCCGCTGTTCGTGGTCCCGTTCACCGCCTTGATCTGAAAGAAGAGGTCATCGCCCTTGCGTCCGGCCCACTCTCCGTGGGACTGACCTCCGTCGAAGCAGGCGGTGAAGGTCTTCTCCTCCCAATACTCGTTCGGGGTGGTGTAGTTGTAGTTGATCAGCTGGACCTTGGTCGACTCGTCCACCAAGCCGTGGTCCGAGGTCTTGCAGTTGTAGAAGTCGATGATCGTCGGTGCCGAGCCGATGTCGGTCTTGCTGGACTGGAAGCCCGGCCGTACGCCCGAGAGGTAGCTGTCGATGGCCTGGATGGACACTCCGCCACCCTGCGCCTTGCTTCCCTAGGCGTCCTCGGCGGATGCGGCGGGCGCCGCGGCGAGCGGCAACACGGCGGCGCAGGCCACAACTGCGGCGACCTTGCTTATATTGAGGGACGAACGCATGGATCACTCCTGGTGTGACGGCGTTCGCGAGGCCGGATTCGGCCTCGCCGCCTCTCCGGGAGTGCGACCCGGAGGGGCACCCAAGCTTCACCCGCTATTCACAGCCCGCGAAAGCGGATCATGATCACCGTGATCGATTCGTGATCAATTCCAGGTAAAATACGCGTAGTTATTCGGACAAGCGATCACCAGCGAAACGTCAAGTCGCCCCGGTGAGTGGCCTGTTGGGCGCGTCCGCACCTCTGGATGTGTGAACGCGTGCCCCCTGGGCGGCTTCGCATGTCCCCACGCGACGGAGAGGCCCGCACCCCCTTGAAGGGGTACGGGCCTCTCGTGTGCGCGGTGTTGGTCAGGCGCCGATCGCGTGCAGACCGCCGTCGACGTGGATGATCTCGCCGGTGGTCTTGGGGAACCAGTCGCTGAGGAGGGCGACGACGCCCTTTCCGGCGGGCTCCGGGTCCTTCAGGTCCCACTCCAGCGGGGAACGGGTGTCCCAGACGGCGGCCAGGTCGGAGAAGCCCGGGATGGACTTCGCGGCCATGGAGCCGATCGGGCCCGCGGAGATGAGGTTGCAGCGGATGTTCTGCTTGCCCAGGTCACGCGCCATGTAGCGGCTGGTGGCCTCCAGGGCGGCCTTGGCCGGGCCCATCCAGTCGTACTGCGGCCAGGCGTACTGCGCGTCGAAGGTGAGGCCGACGACCGAGCCGCCGTTCTGCATCAGCGGCAGGCAGGCCATGGTGAGCGCCTTGAGCGAGAACGCCGAGACGTGCATGGCGGTGGCGACCGACTCGAACGGGGTGTTCAGGAAGTTGCCGCCGAGGGCGTCCTGCGGGGCGAAGCCGATGGAGTGGACGATGCCGTCGAGGCCGCCCAGCTCCTCGCCGACGATGTCGGCCAGGCGCGCGAGGTGCTCCTCGTTGGTGACGTCCAGCTCGATGACCTTCGCCGGCTTCGGCAGCTTCTTGGCGATGCGCTCGGTCAGCGTGGGCCGCGGGAACGCGGTCAGGATGATCTCGGCGCCCTGCTCCTGGGCCAGTTTGGCGACGTGGAAGGCGATGGAGGACTCCATCAGCACGCCCGTGATCAGGATGCGCTTGCCGTCGAGAATTCCGCTCATGGTGTTCAGTGACCCATTCCCAGTCCGCCGTCAACGGGAATGACGGCTCCAGTGATGTACGAGGCGTCGTCCGAGGCGAGGAACTTCACCGCCGCGGCCACCTCCTCCGGCTCGGCGTACCGGCCGAGCGGTACCTGCGACACGATGCCCTTGCGCTGCTCGTCGGTGAGCGCCTTGGTCATGTCGGTATCGACGAAGCCGGGGGCGACGACGTTGAAGGTGAGGTTGCGCGAGCCCAGCTCACGGGCGAGCGAGCGCGCGAAGCCGACCAGCGCGGCCTTCGACGCGGCGTAGTTCGCCTGCCCCGCCGAGCCCAGCAGGCCGACGACCGAGGAGATCAGTACGACGCGGCCCTTCTTGGCCCGCAGCATGCCCCGGTTGGCCCGCTTGACCACCCGGAAGGTGCCGGTCAGGTTCGTGTCGATGACCGAGGTGAAGTCCTCCTCGGACATCCGCATCAGCAGCTGGTCCTTGGTGACGCCGGCGTTCGCGACCAGCACCTCGACCGGGCCGTGCCGCTCCTCGATCTCCTTGTACGCCTGCTCGACCTGCTCGGCGTCGGTGATGTCGCACTTGACGGCCAGGAAGCCCGCCGGGGGCTCACCCGAGCGGTACGTGATGGCGACCTTGTCGCCGGCGTCGGCGAAAGCGCGGGCGATGGCGAGGCCGATGCCCCGGTTGCCTCCGGTGACGAGAACCGAGCGGCTCAACGGATCACCCTTTCATCAGCGGTCTACAACGTTCCGACAATCCGCCCGGACGCCCTCGTGACGGGCCTGACAGGCGGCTTCCCAAGAAACCTATCGGTCCGCCCGCGACCACGGACAATCGGGCACCGACAGTGACACATCCCTGCTCCTGTCGGATTCCTACAGATCAGGACTCTCCCGTCTCGCACTCCGCCCACACCGTCTTGCCCGGTCCCGTCCTGGGGCTCGTGCCCCAGCGGGTGGCTACCGCCTCGATCAGGAGGAGGCCCCTGCCTCCCTCTGCGGTGGGGTCCTGGGCGGGGAGCTTGGGGTGGGCGGGGTGGGTGTCCGAGACCTCCACGCGGATGCGGTCGGGGGTCTGGTGGAGGCGCAGTTCGAAGTCCCTTCCCGGTACGCGGCCGTGGAGCACGGCGTTCGCGGCGAGTTCGGCGACGAGCAGGGCGACGGTGTCGGAGGTGGGGGTGCCGTACGGGTGGCCCCACTGGTCCAACTGGTGCGTGGCGAGTCGGCGGGCGAGCCGGGCGCCCCGGCGGGTGGCGGAGAAACGCTGCGCGAACGTACGTACGGTGACTGCCTCTTGGGCGGGTGTGGGCGACATACGTCCAGCGTGGGGAGTCCCTCCGGGGGGCCAACAGGAACGAAGCCCATACAACTCCGCTTGTATCAGTGCACACTCTGGACTGGGTGGGTTACTCCCCGTGACGATGAGCGGATCGGCCGGGTTGAGCGGGGTGCGCGAAAGGTGGGCGGCGATGGTGGCAGAGCACGGGGCAGAAGCTTCCGACAGCCTGAAGATGTTCGGCGCGGTACTGAAGTCGCTGCGAGACCAAGGGGGCCTGACTCAGGAGGAGTTCGCGCTCCGGGTGCAATATTCGGCGCCCTATATCGCCAAGATCGAGCAGGGGAAGCGGTTCCCTCCGGCGGACTTGCCGACGCGCGTAGCGGGTGTCCTGGGCGAGGACGCGGCGAAGGTCCTCACAGCGGCGGCCAAGACCCTGACGAGGCGGTCGGGTCTGGCGACCTGGTTTCAGCAGTGGGCGGGGATCGAGGAGGAGGCGATCTCCCTGTGGGCGTACGAATGCCGAGTGATTCCGGGGCTGTTACAGCCGGAGGGGTACATCCGCGCGGTGTTCGAACAGCAGATCCCGCCCCTGTCGGAGGAGCAGTTCGAGCGGCAGGTGGCCGCTCGCCTGGAGCGGCAGCGAATCCTGGACGAGCGGCCGAACACCGGGTTCTCCTTCCTCATCGAAGAGGCAGTCCTGAGGCGCGGTCTCGGTGGCGTGGAAGTGACGCGGGACGTCGTCAGAAATCTTTTGGAGCAGGGCAGCCGGCGGAACGTGGAGATCCTCCTCATGCCGCTCCAACAGGTGGACCACTGCGGTGTCGACGGCCAGATGTACCTCGCCGAACGCGACAGCCACCAGTGGGTCGGCTACATCGAAGGACACGATTGCAGCACCCTGCTCACCCAGCCCAAATTGGTGAGTCCCATGCTCCAGCGCTATGGAAAGATGCGCTCACAGGCCCTGAGTCACCTGGCCACAGCGGACGTGCTGAGAGACATGCAAGGAGCGCTATGAGCACCGAACTGACATGGTTCAAGAGCAGCTACAGCGGCACCGGTGGCGGCAACTGTGTCGAGGTCGCCATGCGCCCCGGTGCGATCCACATCCGTGACTCCAAAGACACCCGCATCCAGCCCCTCACCGTCACCTCGGACGCGTGGGCCATGTTCGTGGGCCGTATCGTGCCCTCATGCCCGGTGATCTGATTCGTATCGTCTCCCGCAACTCCCCCATGGCGCTCGCCCAAGTCGAGCGCGTGCGCGCAGAGTTGGCCGTACTGCACCCCCATGTCCGTACCGAGGTCCTGCCGGTCACGACCACCGGTGACCGGTGGATGGGGGACCTCGCCCAGGTCGAGGGCAAGGGAGCCTTCACCAAAGAGGTGGACGCCGCCCTGCTGCGCGGCGACGCGGACCTCGCCGTGCACTGCATGAAGGACGTACCCGGTGACCGCCCCATCCCCGCAGGGACCCGCTTCGCCGGGTACCTGAAGCGGGACGACATCCGGGACGCCCTCGTAGACCCGCAGGGCCGGACCCTGGACCAGCTCCCGCGGGGGACCCGCATCGGCACCTCCTCCGTGCGCCGGGTCGCGCAGCTCGCCGCGTCCCACCCGCACCTGGAGTGCGTGCCGATCCGGGGCAACGCGAACAGGCGGCTGGAGAAGATGGCGGCCGGAGACGCGGACGCGCTGATCCTCGCCGTGTCCGGCCTGGAGCGCATCGGGCGGATGGACGCGGTCAGTGAAGTCCTGACGCTGGAGACGATGCTGCCCCCGATCGGCGCGGGCGTCCTCGCTCTCCAGTGCCGGGAGGACGACACCGAGACGACCGACGTCGTCAGCGACCTGGGCGACCCCGCCACCCACCGGGAGACCAGCGCCGAACGGATGCTGCTGCACGTCCTCCAGGGCCACTGCAACTCCCCCATCGCCGGGTACGCCCGTACCGAGCGCTCGGGCGAACTCTCCCTGCGCGCGGCCGTGTTCACCCCCGACGGCAAGACCGTGCTGCACGCGCACGAGTGGGCCGGCCGTCTCGACCCCGCCACCCTCGGCACCTCCGTCGCCGTGGCCCTGCTCCGGCAAGGGGCGCGGGAACTCATCGACGGCATCGCCCACTGAGCGACGTATCCTCCTGAGCACCCCACCCTGTGCAGGAGGAACCCGCCCGTGGCTCAACACATCGACCCTTCCTTCCTGGCGCTCCCCCTGAGGGCCCTCGCCGACGCGGCCCTCGCCCGTGCGCGCGCCCTCGGGGCCGAGCACGCCGACTTCCGGCTGGAGCGGGTGCGCAGCGCCTCCTGGCGACTGCGGGACGGACGCCCGTCGGGGTCCTCGGACACCACCGACCTGGGGTACGCGGTCAGGGTCGTGCACGGGGGCAGCTGGGGGTTCGCCTCGGGGGTGGACCTGACGATGGACGGCGCCGCCAAGGTCGCCTCGCAGGCGGTGGCGATGGCCAAGCTGTCCGCGCAGGTGATCAGGGCCGCCGGGTCGGACGAGCGCGTGGAACTGGCCGACGAGCCCGTGCACGCCGACAGGACGTGGATCTCGTCGTACGACATCGACCCCTTCACCGTGCCCGACGCGGACAAGTCCGCGCTGCTCGCGGACTGGAGCGGGCGGCTCCTCGCGGCGCAGGGCGTCGACCACGTGGACGCCTCGCTGACCACCGTGCACGAGAACAAGTTCTACGCCGACACCGCCGGGACGGTCACCACCCAGCAGCGCGTCCGGCTGCACCCGGAGCTGACGGCCGTCTCCGTGGACGACTCCAGCGGTGAGTTCGACTCGATGCGCACCCTCGCCCCGCCCACCGGCCGGGGCTGGGAGTACCTGACCGGCACCGGCTGGGACTGGGACGCCGA comes from the Streptomyces seoulensis genome and includes:
- a CDS encoding SGM_5486 family transporter-associated protein, with amino-acid sequence MQPVLDPNPQNGQKKMLIVFGSFFAIFVVIGIVAMLLAPS
- a CDS encoding CynX/NimT family MFS transporter; this encodes MMGLMAEETRTVRKPAVPETSTPLTTPTAPPAWAVRLVIVGIVLAALNLRPAITSLGALLEEVRDGLGMSGGVAGLLTSVPPLCFAVFGATAPRLARRFGPGAVVCAGMTAITAGLLIRPYIGSTAGFLAASALALMGIALSNVLMPVIVKRWFPDRVGSMTGLYSMALALGTAVAAAVAVPVTGALGGHWQSGLAVWAVLAGIAVLPWLPLVRERVPAPVPVPGAEAGPRLRIARSRTAWALAVFFGLQATAAYITMGWMPQIFRDAGVPAGTAGVLLAVTMVMGVPLAFVIPRVASRLPHQGPIVLVLGACGLAGYAGLYLAPATGAWAWAVLLGIANCAFPLALTMVGMRARTGPGVAQLSAFAQSTGYLLSIPGPLLVGVLYQRSGGWGVPIALMAALMLPQMAVGFLAGRDRIVEDEAH
- a CDS encoding FadR/GntR family transcriptional regulator, coding for MPLSHPRRSALSEQVIAELRAQITSGEWPVGSRIPTEPELVEQLGVARNTVREAVRALAHNGLLDIRQGSGTYVVATSELAGVMHRRFADADPRHIAELRSTLESSAARLAAERRTEKDLKQLDALLTRREEAWEAGEAEAFVTADATFHLAVVSASHNDVMTAMYADLGEVLREWLRADVGAELEPRAYMDHTRLVDAIRTGDARAAATEAAGYPFQCRPERFSPPSGD
- a CDS encoding DUF7224 domain-containing protein — translated: MRVTTALRTTSVVWVAPLVLAWVWLVTSHEAANEPAYWAGNTALVGHTLPFYAPACAAFAAWEAGRLKRAGVQRLAPVRGRYAIAFGVLWPVVALGVTAVAACLLTVRLETGAAHDWPHLGVLAMAGYLIIVHTVMGYGLGMLLPRILATPLILVVDYLCLVMPVTVVDPMWLRELTGWLDAPYGDLTVTMNPVALAVPMVLATGILAAVLVSAGIARWRGPRVVRVGAAAAASVVCLSVFTVSAVMPVRDWTGDPPPRPRADPPVCAGAAPRICVPVEAAGSLKPLSGAAKEVVPRLVDAGMEPPEQLAFVSDAARTGPRTWKLFLYRDMTDVDLRASIAASALPTMPSCPDTSDVRTGHAGTLAAWLMVKGGMGADEIQSQRGQKLAADPRVMSVVDKETKLPSAQQLAWFTRNVTLLKRCLPAPETLPAVAAEGE
- a CDS encoding ATP-binding cassette domain-containing protein — protein: MPIGFHSAAFGYRRRTPVIHDFTFVFPPGRTVFLGPNGAGKSTVLSLAASVLMPRSGTVAYGRQRTGRRGDLAEYRRRIAWLPQRIESVPRLTAREQVAYVGWLKGMNRRDAWDASLGALQRVELADFADRKVHRLSGGQQRRVGVAQSLVHEAEVLLLDEPTAGMDPRQRRVFHEILAGLDQHVLLSTHDVADLEDTYDHVVVLNGGTVRFAGAVREFHAMAPPGTAPGRLAEAAYYHTVQEETACA
- the fabI gene encoding enoyl-ACP reductase FabI, with translation MSGILDGKRILITGVLMESSIAFHVAKLAQEQGAEIILTAFPRPTLTERIAKKLPKPAKVIELDVTNEEHLARLADIVGEELGGLDGIVHSIGFAPQDALGGNFLNTPFESVATAMHVSAFSLKALTMACLPLMQNGGSVVGLTFDAQYAWPQYDWMGPAKAALEATSRYMARDLGKQNIRCNLISAGPIGSMAAKSIPGFSDLAAVWDTRSPLEWDLKDPEPAGKGVVALLSDWFPKTTGEIIHVDGGLHAIGA
- the fabG gene encoding 3-oxoacyl-[acyl-carrier-protein] reductase; this translates as MSRSVLVTGGNRGIGLAIARAFADAGDKVAITYRSGEPPAGFLAVKCDITDAEQVEQAYKEIEERHGPVEVLVANAGVTKDQLLMRMSEEDFTSVIDTNLTGTFRVVKRANRGMLRAKKGRVVLISSVVGLLGSAGQANYAASKAALVGFARSLARELGSRNLTFNVVAPGFVDTDMTKALTDEQRKGIVSQVPLGRYAEPEEVAAAVKFLASDDASYITGAVIPVDGGLGMGH
- a CDS encoding ATP-binding protein encodes the protein MSPTPAQEAVTVRTFAQRFSATRRGARLARRLATHQLDQWGHPYGTPTSDTVALLVAELAANAVLHGRVPGRDFELRLHQTPDRIRVEVSDTHPAHPKLPAQDPTAEGGRGLLLIEAVATRWGTSPRTGPGKTVWAECETGES
- a CDS encoding helix-turn-helix domain-containing protein, which codes for MVAEHGAEASDSLKMFGAVLKSLRDQGGLTQEEFALRVQYSAPYIAKIEQGKRFPPADLPTRVAGVLGEDAAKVLTAAAKTLTRRSGLATWFQQWAGIEEEAISLWAYECRVIPGLLQPEGYIRAVFEQQIPPLSEEQFERQVAARLERQRILDERPNTGFSFLIEEAVLRRGLGGVEVTRDVVRNLLEQGSRRNVEILLMPLQQVDHCGVDGQMYLAERDSHQWVGYIEGHDCSTLLTQPKLVSPMLQRYGKMRSQALSHLATADVLRDMQGAL
- a CDS encoding DUF397 domain-containing protein; amino-acid sequence: MSTELTWFKSSYSGTGGGNCVEVAMRPGAIHIRDSKDTRIQPLTVTSDAWAMFVGRIVPSCPVI
- the hemC gene encoding hydroxymethylbilane synthase → MPGDLIRIVSRNSPMALAQVERVRAELAVLHPHVRTEVLPVTTTGDRWMGDLAQVEGKGAFTKEVDAALLRGDADLAVHCMKDVPGDRPIPAGTRFAGYLKRDDIRDALVDPQGRTLDQLPRGTRIGTSSVRRVAQLAASHPHLECVPIRGNANRRLEKMAAGDADALILAVSGLERIGRMDAVSEVLTLETMLPPIGAGVLALQCREDDTETTDVVSDLGDPATHRETSAERMLLHVLQGHCNSPIAGYARTERSGELSLRAAVFTPDGKTVLHAHEWAGRLDPATLGTSVAVALLRQGARELIDGIAH